In one Erythrobacteraceae bacterium WH01K genomic region, the following are encoded:
- a CDS encoding catalase, with translation MSKKTVPPTTTDAGIRVQSEEHSLTVGSDGPIVLNDHYLLEQMANFNRERIPERQPHAKGSGAFGYFETTQDVSKYTKAALFQKGVKTDVAMRFSTVAGERGSPDTWRDPRGFSVKFYTEDGNFDMVGNNTPIFFIRDPLKFQNFIRSQKRRADNGLRDHDMMWDFWTLSPESAHQVTYLMGDRGVPKNWREMNGYGSHTYSLVNAEGEKFWVKFHFHTDVGDQSGNAHLTQDEAVKKAGEDSDYHRRDLFDAIHEGNYPSWTLKWQIMPYEDAKTYDINPFDLTKTWPHKDYPLIEVGKLVLDENPVDWDTQIEQLAFEPNNMVPGIGLSPDKMLLARGFSYADAHRHRLGVNYKQIPVNSAKNAQVNSYSRAGAMRVENSVDPVYSPNSYGGPAAQPDFGPDAGLWHADGDMVRTAYKLRPKDDDWSQAGTLVREVMDDEQRDRFVSNVSGHLADGVSEKVLVRAFDYWKNVDADIGERIEKTVRDMIGGKSEAPGMASALSISGEGAAMKEAAE, from the coding sequence ATGAGCAAAAAGACCGTCCCGCCCACCACCACGGATGCCGGAATCCGGGTCCAGAGCGAAGAGCATTCCCTGACCGTCGGAAGCGATGGCCCCATCGTCCTGAACGACCATTACCTGCTGGAGCAGATGGCGAATTTCAATCGGGAACGCATTCCCGAGCGCCAGCCCCATGCGAAAGGTTCAGGCGCGTTCGGCTATTTCGAAACCACGCAGGACGTGTCGAAATACACCAAGGCCGCACTTTTCCAGAAGGGCGTGAAGACCGATGTCGCGATGCGCTTCTCGACCGTCGCCGGGGAACGCGGCAGCCCCGATACCTGGCGCGACCCGCGCGGCTTTTCGGTCAAGTTCTATACCGAGGACGGAAATTTCGACATGGTCGGCAACAACACGCCGATCTTCTTCATCCGCGACCCGTTGAAGTTCCAGAATTTCATCCGCAGCCAGAAACGGCGCGCCGATAACGGCCTGCGGGATCACGACATGATGTGGGATTTCTGGACGCTCAGCCCGGAAAGCGCGCACCAGGTTACCTATCTGATGGGCGATCGCGGCGTGCCGAAGAACTGGCGCGAGATGAACGGCTATGGCAGCCACACCTACAGCCTGGTGAATGCCGAAGGCGAGAAATTCTGGGTCAAGTTCCACTTCCACACCGATGTCGGCGATCAGTCGGGTAATGCCCACCTGACGCAGGACGAGGCGGTCAAGAAAGCGGGCGAAGACAGCGATTATCACCGCCGCGACCTGTTCGACGCCATCCATGAAGGGAATTATCCCAGCTGGACGCTGAAATGGCAGATCATGCCTTACGAGGACGCCAAGACCTACGATATCAATCCGTTCGACCTGACCAAAACCTGGCCGCACAAGGATTACCCGCTGATCGAGGTCGGCAAGCTCGTGCTGGACGAAAACCCGGTCGATTGGGACACGCAGATCGAACAGCTTGCCTTTGAACCCAACAACATGGTTCCCGGCATCGGCCTGTCGCCCGACAAGATGCTGCTAGCACGCGGTTTCAGCTATGCCGACGCACATCGCCATCGTCTGGGCGTCAATTACAAGCAGATCCCGGTAAACTCGGCGAAGAACGCGCAGGTGAATTCCTATTCCCGCGCCGGTGCAATGCGCGTCGAGAACTCGGTAGACCCTGTCTATTCCCCCAACTCATACGGCGGACCGGCTGCCCAGCCCGATTTCGGGCCGGACGCGGGACTGTGGCACGCCGATGGCGACATGGTCCGCACGGCCTACAAGCTGCGCCCGAAGGACGATGACTGGTCGCAGGCAGGCACGCTGGTGCGCGAGGTCATGGACGACGAACAGCGCGACCGTTTCGTCTCCAACGTCTCCGGACACCTTGCTGACGGCGTGTCGGAGAAGGTGCTGGTCCGGGCGTTCGACTACTGGAAGAACGTCGATGCCGACATCGGCGAGCGGATCGAGAAGACGGTCCGCGACATGATCGGCGGAAAATCTGAAGCGCCCGGCATGGCAAGCGCACTATCCATCTCCGGTGAAGGCGCGGCAATGAAGGAAGCCGCCGAGTAG
- a CDS encoding Smr/MutS family protein, with product MTHPGGLSQSEAEAWEKLAKTVVPLHPRISHKPTATEGGGTPGSIVKTPPKFVKPTRRLPSSGKSANTPMSSPPSAAARSPRGNLDSHWDRKLKSGDIVPDFSLDLHGHGLDAAYRRLMDGMFQARATGARVVMIVTGKPRPVDAADRGTSRGAIRAKILDWLAASEHGASIAAIRKAHRRHGGDGALYIVFKRGS from the coding sequence GTGACCCATCCGGGAGGCCTGAGCCAATCCGAGGCGGAAGCGTGGGAGAAGCTGGCGAAGACAGTGGTTCCCCTGCACCCCCGCATTTCGCACAAGCCCACGGCGACAGAAGGCGGCGGGACACCGGGCAGTATCGTCAAGACGCCGCCAAAATTCGTGAAGCCGACCCGCCGCCTGCCATCGTCCGGCAAGTCAGCGAATACGCCGATGTCTTCACCTCCCTCCGCTGCGGCGCGGAGCCCGCGCGGCAATCTGGACTCGCACTGGGACCGAAAGCTCAAGAGCGGCGACATCGTGCCGGATTTCTCCCTCGACCTGCACGGGCACGGCCTCGATGCTGCATACAGGCGCCTGATGGACGGTATGTTCCAGGCACGCGCGACCGGGGCGCGGGTCGTCATGATCGTGACCGGCAAGCCGCGTCCCGTCGATGCGGCCGACAGGGGCACCAGCCGCGGCGCAATCCGGGCGAAGATCCTCGACTGGCTCGCGGCGAGCGAACATGGCGCGTCCATCGCCGCCATACGAAAGGCGCACCGCCGCCACGGGGGCGACGGTGCGCTCTACATCGTTTTCAAGCGCGGAAGCTGA
- a CDS encoding murein transglycosylase A, whose amino-acid sequence MRHALNGLALAALAGLVSCVGAGTDPKPPSPVIAPPPVPEVQSAAFLGVERGPPVSSLPVTDADANAALAAFLESCSWATGKDDKSGLTRPADWQAACTAARTARYDRGRAFFAEHFETVRIGNGEAFATGYFEPELRGSRTRAPGYDVPVYRVPDDLTRAWPADMAATERTGTPPRGRYDETGAFVPYWDREAIELGALAGRGLEIAWAADAIEFFFLQIQGSGLLRLPDGSLMRIGYADQNGRGYTAIGRTLKDRGEIGEGTDYAVSMQGIIDWLRDHPAQAAGVMRENQSWIFFRELVTDGPLGSIAVPVRGRDSVAVDPRFVPYGAPVFLDMDTDVADGLWVAQDTGGAIKGANRFDTFWGNGDDARRIAGGMSSGGQALILLPKGSVARLLAR is encoded by the coding sequence ATGCGTCACGCGCTGAATGGTCTGGCACTGGCAGCGCTGGCGGGGCTAGTCAGCTGCGTCGGTGCCGGGACCGATCCGAAACCGCCAAGTCCGGTCATCGCGCCGCCACCTGTCCCCGAAGTGCAGAGCGCCGCGTTTCTTGGCGTAGAGCGCGGGCCGCCTGTGTCGAGCCTGCCGGTCACCGATGCCGACGCCAATGCCGCACTGGCGGCATTCCTCGAAAGCTGTAGCTGGGCAACGGGCAAGGACGACAAGAGCGGGCTGACGCGGCCTGCCGACTGGCAGGCTGCCTGCACAGCGGCGCGGACGGCCCGATACGACCGGGGCCGCGCATTCTTCGCAGAACATTTCGAAACCGTGCGTATCGGCAATGGCGAGGCATTCGCCACCGGATATTTCGAGCCGGAACTGCGCGGCAGCCGCACCCGTGCGCCGGGCTATGACGTGCCGGTCTACCGCGTGCCGGACGACCTGACGCGCGCATGGCCAGCGGACATGGCGGCAACCGAGCGAACGGGCACCCCTCCGCGGGGCCGCTATGACGAGACCGGCGCCTTCGTTCCCTATTGGGACCGCGAGGCGATCGAACTGGGCGCTCTCGCCGGACGGGGGCTGGAGATAGCCTGGGCTGCTGATGCGATCGAGTTCTTCTTCCTGCAGATACAGGGCTCCGGCCTGCTGCGCCTGCCGGACGGATCGTTGATGCGTATCGGTTATGCCGACCAGAACGGACGTGGATACACGGCCATCGGGCGTACACTGAAGGATCGGGGCGAGATCGGCGAAGGCACGGACTATGCCGTCAGCATGCAGGGCATCATCGACTGGCTGCGCGATCATCCCGCACAGGCGGCCGGTGTCATGCGCGAGAACCAGAGCTGGATATTCTTCCGCGAACTGGTGACGGACGGTCCGCTCGGCTCCATCGCGGTTCCTGTGCGGGGCCGCGACAGCGTGGCGGTCGACCCCCGGTTCGTGCCTTACGGCGCGCCGGTCTTCCTCGACATGGACACCGATGTGGCCGACGGCCTGTGGGTAGCGCAGGACACGGGCGGAGCGATCAAGGGCGCGAACCGGTTCGACACCTTCTGGGGCAATGGTGACGATGCGCGCCGCATCGCCGGCGGTATGTCGAGCGGCGGGCAGGCGCTGATCCTGCTGCCCAAGGGCTCGGTCGCACGCCTGCTGGCACGCTGA
- a CDS encoding Tim44/TimA family putative adaptor protein has translation MIVEIVILAMIAAFLGLRLYSVLGNRAEHEEEAIPRRFDAGDEPAKDNPPVVQLKPAAADEQPATAMLPVVEQGVRAISAADRNFDVFGFIEGAKGAYGMILEAFWNGDKETLRELCDDDVYAGFAGAIDARTDAGETMDNTLIRIEDATIRDAELDGREARVTMRFVSDIAAVTRDRDGNVVAGSLDDAIESRDIWTFARNVDAAGPDWQLVETDEG, from the coding sequence GTGATTGTCGAGATCGTAATCCTTGCCATGATTGCCGCCTTCCTGGGATTGCGGCTCTATTCCGTGCTGGGCAACCGTGCCGAGCACGAGGAAGAGGCGATCCCGCGCCGGTTCGATGCCGGTGACGAGCCTGCGAAAGACAATCCCCCCGTGGTCCAGCTGAAGCCTGCGGCGGCCGACGAACAACCTGCCACGGCGATGCTGCCGGTCGTCGAACAGGGCGTGCGCGCGATTTCCGCAGCAGACCGCAATTTCGATGTGTTCGGCTTCATCGAGGGGGCCAAGGGCGCCTATGGCATGATCCTCGAGGCGTTCTGGAACGGCGACAAGGAAACGCTGCGCGAGCTGTGCGACGACGACGTCTATGCAGGCTTCGCAGGCGCGATCGACGCGCGGACCGACGCGGGCGAAACGATGGACAATACGCTGATCCGGATCGAAGACGCGACCATTCGCGACGCCGAGCTGGATGGCCGCGAGGCGCGCGTTACCATGCGTTTCGTCTCGGATATTGCCGCCGTCACGCGCGATCGCGACGGCAATGTGGTGGCCGGCTCGCTCGACGATGCGATCGAAAGCCGCGACATCTGGACCTTCGCCCGCAATGTCGATGCCGCCGGTCCCGACTGGCAGCTCGTCGAAACCGACGAGGGCTGA
- the secB gene encoding protein-export chaperone SecB — MADQGDVLTDLDLDPAATGNGADNQPSVGFLTQYIKDFSVENPNAPASFQWNEQPQIDLQLNIGANEAGDGVHEVELKLNASARSNSGVLYAIELVYAGLVAIRNVPDEQAHAFLYAEAPRILFPFARAIISDASRDAGFQPLMLDPIDFNALYMQRLDEKAREEAAAGGDTAPPAGQA, encoded by the coding sequence ATGGCCGACCAAGGCGACGTCCTCACCGATCTCGATCTCGATCCCGCAGCGACCGGCAACGGCGCCGACAACCAGCCTTCGGTCGGGTTCCTGACCCAGTATATCAAGGACTTCTCGGTCGAGAATCCGAACGCGCCGGCATCTTTCCAGTGGAACGAGCAGCCGCAGATCGACCTGCAGCTCAATATCGGCGCGAACGAAGCGGGCGATGGCGTCCACGAAGTCGAACTGAAGCTGAATGCCAGCGCGCGGTCCAACAGCGGCGTCCTGTACGCGATCGAACTGGTCTATGCCGGCCTCGTCGCCATCCGCAACGTTCCCGACGAACAGGCCCACGCCTTCCTCTATGCAGAGGCGCCGCGCATCCTGTTCCCCTTCGCCCGCGCCATCATTTCCGACGCCTCGCGCGATGCCGGTTTCCAGCCGCTGATGCTGGACCCCATCGATTTCAACGCGCTCTACATGCAGCGTCTGGACGAAAAGGCGCGCGAGGAAGCGGCTGCGGGCGGCGATACCGCCCCGCCGGCCGGACAGGCCTGA